In Eleutherodactylus coqui strain aEleCoq1 chromosome 4, aEleCoq1.hap1, whole genome shotgun sequence, the following are encoded in one genomic region:
- the LOC136625074 gene encoding uncharacterized protein isoform X1 — MFGGLRSRRKIMFPVNQTLQQVIIDEWQEPEKRITVPKEIRNRLAFATEDVRLYRETPKVDIQIAKVAKKTLLPFEDTSQLSDPMDKKIDGLMKKAWEATSLTIEANIASTSVARSMTLWLNRLEASIKDRAPREELASCLPLLKMATAFLADASAETVRYGAKTGVLSNSARRALWLKTWAADITSKNKLCAIPFQGEYMFGPVLDKILEKVGDKSKTLPDRQPFRKPSFPKRTRQPPPEVKGKGKTGRWSYPKGGRGGNATPAPATTGNRDTPLGGIQRAVPLSDPLKRVHKRRCRLPEQTEHPSRRMGTESASLRPTNLPVGRTADRPVRHEEKFKVPGLLLAEPQRQSTRGRRPVPKLGHGPSLRLSSLPTDPPHPQENPNQPGVSHTSCPYVGQKALVSPAKSLGDPGSIPTTSRRRSSPPGPTNIPRGREIEASSMDAESMILRGKGLSHNIITTLTKSRKPITIAIYDRIWKKFTEFCKIEPGKIPGIDIPVILEFLQAGLEKGLSPRTLKVHTAALGSYLDFPLAEHRWVRRFLKGAERLRPFVRETFPTWDLNIVLTSFCQSPFEPLSQLSLRLLTLKVTLLVAITSARRIGELQALHCIEPYMVIQDDRITFKLDPAFLPKVVSKFHREQTITLPSFCQNPRNEKEREFHNLDVRRAVLAYLEATRSFRKNNNLFIQFQGLAKGKTATKSTIARWIKTAIQEAYKARGLDPPGKIRAHSTRSLSSSWAEKGQASAEQICKAATWSSIHTFTRHYRVNVQSDKDLSYGRKVLQAVVPP; from the exons atgtttggcggcctccgatctagaagaaagatcatgttcccagtcaaccagacgctgcagcaagtgatcatagatgaatggcaggaaccggaaaaaaggatcactgttccaaaagagatccgaaaccggctcgcattcgctaccgaggacgtccgcctgtacagggaaacccccaaggtggacatccagatcgcaaaagtggccaagaagaccctcttgcccttcgaggacacctcccagctatccgatccgatggataaaaaaatcgacggattaatgaagaaagcctgggaggcaacatccctcaccatcgaggctaacatagcctcaacctcagtggctagatccatgacgctctggctaaacaggctagaagcctccataaaggatcgggcccccagagaggagttggccagctgtctccccctcttaaaaatggctaccgccttcctggctgacgcatcagcggagacggtaagatacggggcaaaaaccggagtcctcagcaactcagcgagaagggcactatggctgaagacttgggccgcagacattacatccaaaaataagctctgcgccatccccttccaaggggaatatatgtttgggcccgtcctggacaaaatcctggaaaaagtcggcgacaagagtaaaaccctgcctgacagacaacctttcaggaaaccatccttcccgaagaggacgcgccagcctcctcccgaagttaaagggaaagggaagactggaagatggtcgtaccccaagggaggtcggg gggggaacgcgacacccgcacctgcaacgactggcaacagagatactccgctgggcggaatccaacgtgctgtccctctcagcgatccacttaaaagggtccacaaacgtcgctgccgacttcctgagcagacagagcatccatccaggagaatggggactgaatcagcgagtcttcgaccaactaatctgccagtggggagaaccgcagatagacctgttcgccacgaagagaaattcaaagtgccaggacttttactcgctgaaccccagagacaatccacgcggggtagacgccctgtcccaaagctgggacatggacctagcctacgcctttcctcccttcccactgatcccccgcaccctcaggaaaatccaaaccagccgggcgtcagtcatactagttgtccctatgtgggacaaaaggccctggtatcccctgctaaaagccttggcgatccggggtccattcctactaccagccgtagaagatcttctcctccagggcccactaacatacccaggggtcgagaaattgaagctagcagcatggatgctgaaagcatgatactgcgtgggaagggactctcccataatataattactaccctaacaaaaagccgtaaacctatcacgatagctatctacgataggatatggaaaaaattcacagagttctgtaaaatagagccagggaaaatcccaggaattgacattcccgtaatcctggaatttttgcaggcaggcctagaaaaaggccttagtcctagaacccttaaagtccatacagcagcactagggtcctatctagattttcccttggcagaacaccgctgggtgcgtaggtttctcaaaggggcagaacggcttcgaccctttgttagagaaacctttcctacctgggacctaaatatagtcttaactagcttttgccaatcccccttcgaacccctctcacaactctccttgaggctgctcacactaaaagttacccttttagttgccataacatcggctcggagaataggggaattgcaagcattacattgtattgaaccatacatggtaatacaagacgacaggattaccttcaaactagacccagccttccttccgaaggtagtgtcaaaatttcatagggagcagacgatcactctgccctccttctgtcaaaatccccgtaacgagaaagagagagaatttcataacctagacgttaggagagctgttctagcgtacctagaggccacccgctctttccgtaaaaataataacctcttcattcaatttcaggggctggcaaaaggaaagacggcaactaagagcaccatcgcgaggtggatcaagaccgccatccaagaggcatataaagccaggggtctcgaccctccgggaaaaattagagctcactccactcgctctctttcctcctcttgggcagaaaaaggccaggcgtctgccgagcagatctgcaaggcggcgacctggtcgagtatacatacatttacccgacattacagggttaacgtccagtcggacaaagacctgagttacggacgtaaagtccttcaggcagtggtcccaccctag
- the LOC136625074 gene encoding lamina-associated polypeptide 2, isoforms alpha/zeta-like isoform X2 has protein sequence MFGGLRSRRKIMFPVNQTLQQVIIDEWQEPEKRITVPKEIRNRLAFATEDVRLYRETPKVDIQIAKVAKKTLLPFEDTSQLSDPMDKKIDGLMKKAWEATSLTIEANIASTSVARSMTLWLNRLEASIKDRAPREELASCLPLLKMATAFLADASAETVRYGAKTGVLSNSARRALWLKTWAADITSKNKLCAIPFQGEYMFGPVLDKILEKVGDKSKTLPDRQPFRKPSFPKRTRQPPPEVKGKGKTGRWSYPKGGRGAGKRKDGN, from the exons atgtttggcggcctccgatctagaagaaagatcatgttcccagtcaaccagacgctgcagcaagtgatcatagatgaatggcaggaaccggaaaaaaggatcactgttccaaaagagatccgaaaccggctcgcattcgctaccgaggacgtccgcctgtacagggaaacccccaaggtggacatccagatcgcaaaagtggccaagaagaccctcttgcccttcgaggacacctcccagctatccgatccgatggataaaaaaatcgacggattaatgaagaaagcctgggaggcaacatccctcaccatcgaggctaacatagcctcaacctcagtggctagatccatgacgctctggctaaacaggctagaagcctccataaaggatcgggcccccagagaggagttggccagctgtctccccctcttaaaaatggctaccgccttcctggctgacgcatcagcggagacggtaagatacggggcaaaaaccggagtcctcagcaactcagcgagaagggcactatggctgaagacttgggccgcagacattacatccaaaaataagctctgcgccatccccttccaaggggaatatatgtttgggcccgtcctggacaaaatcctggaaaaagtcggcgacaagagtaaaaccctgcctgacagacaacctttcaggaaaccatccttcccgaagaggacgcgccagcctcctcccgaagttaaagggaaagggaagactggaagatggtcgtaccccaagggaggtcggg gggctggcaaaaggaaagacggcaactaa